In the genome of Amphiura filiformis chromosome 4, Afil_fr2py, whole genome shotgun sequence, one region contains:
- the LOC140149913 gene encoding uncharacterized protein, producing MSYPYPGMPAGPPGIPQPGGAHHHHHPHVPPAGPAAGEVDFVQVKIRYRDRDMMNSYKVHIFAEDRVLGNLHAEVQNLNPRSELKRNQEAHCITVTRMGKCDHFFDIQLFRLLNRRGFKLKTSHSTTLQVDSANDVISTYVLARGG from the exons ATGTCTTACCCGTATCCAGGAATGCCAGCCGGACCACCAGGAATACCGCAGCCTGGTGGCgcacatcatcatcaccaccctCACGTACCGCCAGCGGGACCGGCAGCAGGCGAG GTGGACTTTGTTCAAGTCAAAATACGATACCGAGACAGAGACATGATGAACTCGTACAAAGTGCACATATTTGCTGAAGATAGG GTTTTAGGAAACCTTCATGCAGAAGTTCAAAATCTCAACCCAAGATCTGAGTTGAAACGAAACCAGGAGGCGCATTGTATTACAGTCACAAGGATGGGCAAATGTGACCATTTCTTTGATATTCAACTATTTCGCCTTCTTAATCGTCGTGGATTCAAACTGAAGACCTCGCATTCTACGACCCTTCAAGTGGATAGCGCAAACGATGTTATATCTACATATGTGCTTGCCAGAGGCGGATGA
- the LOC140151266 gene encoding cell adhesion molecule-related/down-regulated by oncogenes-like → MKLRTDNVIRLDISYPLLNEDYFSLQISRVSIDDSKSYQCVLVSALNDIQAESRPSILHVQYPPDDQLYPQCTIDSNPSDAKLVTLKCRSETAYPPVRLYWISSKGRLVPNTQFNQFTEAYLDIAIPSSSDYVCISNYTSGSEQINRRCKLNAPKILLSIENKEIIEGGEAVYMCSVDAKPKSDDLSWTSVPALVARNKTIAYDGNSVSMLILSNITASDNGMEIICSSKNLLGTNFEKNVLIVKTFGSSTGIYVPPFVVTLKPVIAKVVVGDMVTFTCEGSTYRSSYKYKWFYCDTEITPQTTSDKFLINRISTKRLSVRKVDIMDNNATISCVVSVDGQERVARAKLFVIQTETASAPSDAMSKSNYQTKTLTNGKSFFQSLECCVFWSSLRCCIG, encoded by the coding sequence ATGAAGTTACGGACAGACAACGTTATTCGGTTGGATATTTCTTATCCTCTTTTGAATGAAGATTATTTCTCATTGCAAATCTCGCGTGTATCAATTGATGATAGCAAATCATATCAATGTGTCCTTGTTTCTGCGCTAAATGACATCCAGGCAGAATCGCGCCCGTCGATCCTTCACGTACAATACCCACCAGACGACCAGTTGTATCCACAATGCACCATTGATTCGAATCCGAGTGACGCAAAATTGGTTACGTTGAAATGCCGATCGGAAACCGCCTATCCCCCAGTACGTCTTTATTGGATATCTTCTAAAGGTAGATTAGTTCCGAATACACAATTCAACCAATTTACTGAAGCTTATTTAGATATTGCGATACCATCTTCATCCGATTATGTGTGTATATCAAATTACACCTCTGGCTCCGAGCAGATTAATAGACGATGCAAGTTGAACGCTCCAAAGATTTTGTTGtcgattgaaaataaagaaattattgaAGGTGGCGAGGCTGTTTATATGTGCTCTGTAGATGCTAAACCTAAGTCGGACGATCTGTCATGGACGTCTGTTCCAGCCTTGGTTGCAAGAAATAAAACAATTGCATACGACGGTAACTCGGTTTCAATGCTTATTTTAAGTAATATAACAGCAAGTGATAACGGGATGGAGATCATATGTAGCAGTAAGAACCTTCTCGGAACTAACTTTGAGAAGAACGTATTGATTGTTAAGACTTTCGGTTCATCCACTGGAATCTATGTTCCTCCATTTGTAGTGACTTTGAAGCCTGTGATAGCAAAGGTTGTTGTGGGAGATATGGTGACGTTTACATGCGAAGGAAGTACGTACAGGAGCAGTTACAAATACAAGTGGTTTTATTGCGATACGGAAATAACTCCGCAAACCACGTCTGATAAATTCTTAATCAATCGGATTTCTACAAAACGGCTTAGCGTGCGGAAAGTAGATATCATGGACAACAACGCCACAATTTCGTGTGTTGTATCGGTTGATGGACAAGAGAGAGTTGCACGCGCGAAACTCTTCGTGATTCAGACAGAAACGGCCAGCGCACCATCTGATGCCATGTCAAAATCTAATTATCAAACGAAGACTTTGACCAATGGAAAATCATTCTTCCAATCCTTGGAGTGTTGTGTCTTCTGGTCATCATTGCGATGTTGTATTGGTTAA